In the genome of Veillonellales bacterium, the window GGAGCCTTTCGGGAACATCGGCAGACATTGGAACGCTGCGGTGTGGAAGCGGTTGAGATTCGCAAACCGGAAGAACTGGCTGATATAGAAGGTTTGATTATTCCCGGCGGGGAAAGCACCACGATGGGTAAGCTGATGGTGGAATGGGAACTGATGGAACGGATCAAAGCCCGGGCTGCTACGGGAATGGCGATTTACGGCACTTGCGCCGGTATGATTGTGCTGGCGAAAGAGATTGTCGGCAGCGATCAGCCCCGCTTGGGTCTGATGGATATCGCAGTGCAGCGGAATGCTTTCGGCCGTCAGCGGGAAAGCTTCGAAGCCGATTTATTTGTTCCGGAATTCGGCGAGCAACCATTGCGGGCTGTGTTTATCCGGGCGCCCTACATCGAACGTGTTGGAGCGGAAG includes:
- the pdxT gene encoding pyridoxal 5'-phosphate synthase glutaminase subunit PdxT, with translation MKIGVLALQGAFREHRQTLERCGVEAVEIRKPEELADIEGLIIPGGESTTMGKLMVEWELMERIKARAATGMAIYGTCAGMIVLAKEIVGSDQPRLGLMDIAVQRNAFGRQRESFEADLFVPEFGEQPLRAVFIRAPYIERVGAEVKVMAAVDDKAVIARQGKLLVTSFHPELTNDDRIHKYFLSMIRE